A genomic window from Thermodesulfitimonas autotrophica includes:
- the ileS gene encoding isoleucine--tRNA ligase, whose product MDWSKTLNLPQTDFPMRANLPRKEPEILKFWDEIGLYRLVQQKTAGRPKFILHDGPPYANGHIHLGHALNKVLKDIIIKYYSMSGYDAPYVPGWDTHGLPIEQQAIKALGINRHAVGPVAFRRHCKEYALKFVDIQREEFKRLGVRGDWAHPYLTLLPEYEARQIEVFGEMAKKGYIYKGLKPVYWCASCETALAEAEVEYAEVESPSIYVAFAVVDGKGFLPPGTAVVIWTTTPWTLPANVSVCLHPDFVYVVVRVDGERYVVARELLPAFLKVLGKTGVVEAEYKGQELEGVRLKHPFCERESLVVLDTYVTLEQGTGCVHNAPGHGEEDFVTCKRYGLPVLSPVDGRGYFTAEGGPFAGVFYREANPLIIEELKRRGALLSAGRVRHQYPHCWRCKKPVFYRATEQWFASIDGFREAALQAIREVKWIPAWGEERIYNMVAARGDWCISRQRLWGVPLPIFYCEGCGKPIINDATITHLKALFQQHGSDVWYSAPVEELLPPGLVCPACGGTVFKKENDTMDVWFDSGSSHWAVLRQPSPWPDQDWPADLYLEGSDQHRGWFNSSLSTAVAVTGKPPYRAVLTHGFVVDEQGRKMSKSLGNVVDPLKVIEQLGADILRLWVCSADYRGDLAASDNILKQIAEAYRKIRNTFRFLLGNLYDFDPQAPVAYNQLPEIDRYILHRLEQLKRRVLQAYREYEFHVVYHAIHSFCVLDLSAFYLNVLKDRLYCEHPDAPARRATQTVLYEILDTLLRLLTPVLAFTTEEIWRYVPVAGEKLPSVQLLDLPPLRDDYLDAALEGRWERLLAVREAVLEALERARQEKRIGDSLEARVELYAGDELREFLQKAVAELKMICIVSDLAVAPGGSPPDDGVVRGDFVVRVTRAPGVKCARCWMYSESVGASPEYPDICARCAAVVRALAVER is encoded by the coding sequence ATGGATTGGAGTAAGACGCTTAACCTGCCGCAGACGGATTTTCCGATGCGCGCCAATCTGCCCCGCAAGGAGCCAGAAATTCTCAAGTTCTGGGACGAGATCGGCCTTTACCGCCTGGTTCAGCAGAAGACCGCCGGGCGGCCAAAATTCATCCTCCACGACGGCCCGCCTTACGCGAACGGACACATCCACTTGGGCCACGCTCTCAACAAGGTTCTCAAGGATATTATCATCAAATACTATTCGATGAGCGGCTACGACGCTCCTTACGTTCCGGGCTGGGATACGCACGGCCTGCCTATTGAGCAGCAGGCGATCAAGGCGCTCGGTATTAACCGCCACGCGGTGGGTCCCGTGGCGTTCCGGCGCCACTGCAAGGAATACGCCTTGAAATTTGTGGACATCCAGCGGGAGGAGTTCAAGCGTCTCGGTGTCCGGGGCGACTGGGCGCATCCCTACCTTACTTTGTTGCCCGAGTACGAGGCGCGGCAGATCGAGGTTTTCGGGGAGATGGCGAAGAAGGGTTACATCTACAAGGGCCTCAAGCCGGTTTACTGGTGTGCCTCCTGCGAAACGGCGCTGGCCGAGGCCGAAGTAGAATATGCGGAGGTTGAATCCCCTTCGATTTACGTCGCCTTTGCCGTGGTTGACGGCAAGGGATTCCTGCCGCCCGGCACCGCCGTGGTCATCTGGACGACGACACCGTGGACGCTGCCGGCCAACGTTTCGGTATGCCTGCATCCGGATTTTGTTTATGTGGTGGTGCGGGTGGATGGCGAACGGTACGTAGTAGCGCGGGAGCTTCTGCCTGCCTTCTTGAAGGTCCTGGGCAAAACGGGAGTGGTTGAGGCAGAGTACAAAGGGCAGGAACTGGAAGGCGTGCGTTTGAAGCACCCCTTCTGCGAGCGGGAGTCGCTGGTGGTGCTCGATACTTACGTCACACTGGAGCAGGGTACCGGCTGCGTGCATAACGCGCCGGGGCACGGCGAAGAGGATTTCGTGACGTGCAAACGTTACGGGCTGCCGGTACTTTCGCCGGTCGACGGCCGCGGCTATTTTACCGCCGAAGGGGGCCCTTTTGCCGGGGTCTTTTACCGGGAAGCAAACCCGCTTATTATTGAAGAGCTCAAAAGGCGCGGTGCCCTTTTAAGCGCGGGGCGGGTGCGCCACCAGTACCCGCACTGCTGGCGCTGCAAGAAGCCTGTTTTTTACCGGGCCACCGAGCAGTGGTTTGCGTCGATTGACGGCTTTCGGGAGGCGGCGCTTCAGGCCATCCGGGAGGTTAAGTGGATTCCCGCGTGGGGAGAGGAGCGCATTTACAACATGGTGGCGGCGCGGGGAGACTGGTGCATTTCGCGCCAGCGTTTGTGGGGCGTACCGCTTCCCATCTTCTACTGCGAGGGCTGTGGCAAGCCCATCATTAACGACGCCACTATTACGCATTTGAAGGCGCTCTTCCAGCAGCATGGTTCCGATGTCTGGTACAGCGCACCGGTAGAGGAACTGCTGCCGCCGGGGCTGGTCTGCCCGGCGTGTGGCGGCACGGTGTTTAAGAAGGAAAACGATACGATGGACGTCTGGTTTGACTCGGGCTCAAGCCACTGGGCGGTGCTGCGCCAGCCCTCTCCCTGGCCGGACCAGGACTGGCCGGCGGACCTTTACTTAGAAGGGAGCGACCAGCACCGCGGCTGGTTTAACTCTTCACTTTCCACCGCGGTGGCGGTTACCGGCAAACCGCCCTACCGGGCGGTGCTCACGCACGGCTTTGTGGTTGATGAGCAGGGCCGGAAGATGTCCAAGTCGCTCGGCAACGTGGTTGATCCCCTGAAGGTTATCGAGCAGTTAGGGGCGGATATCCTGCGGCTCTGGGTCTGCTCGGCCGATTACCGGGGTGACCTCGCCGCTTCGGACAACATCCTCAAGCAGATCGCCGAAGCCTACCGCAAGATCCGGAACACCTTCCGCTTTCTGCTCGGGAACCTTTACGATTTCGACCCGCAGGCGCCGGTGGCTTACAACCAACTGCCGGAGATAGACCGCTACATCCTGCACCGGCTTGAGCAGCTCAAGCGGCGGGTCCTTCAAGCCTACCGGGAGTACGAATTTCACGTGGTCTACCACGCGATTCACTCCTTCTGCGTGCTGGATTTAAGCGCCTTTTACCTGAACGTCCTTAAGGACCGGCTTTACTGCGAGCACCCGGACGCGCCCGCGCGGCGCGCTACCCAAACGGTTCTTTACGAGATTCTCGATACCCTTTTGCGGCTTCTCACGCCGGTTCTTGCTTTCACGACGGAGGAGATCTGGCGCTACGTGCCGGTGGCCGGGGAGAAGCTGCCTAGCGTGCAGCTCCTGGACCTGCCGCCGCTGCGGGACGACTACCTCGATGCGGCTTTAGAGGGCCGCTGGGAACGGCTGCTGGCGGTGCGGGAGGCGGTTTTGGAGGCTCTCGAGCGAGCACGGCAGGAGAAGCGCATTGGGGATTCACTTGAAGCCCGGGTGGAGCTTTACGCGGGGGATGAGCTGCGGGAGTTTTTGCAGAAGGCCGTGGCGGAACTGAAGATGATCTGCATCGTTTCAGACCTGGCCGTAGCGCCAGGCGGCTCCCCGCCGGACGACGGGGTGGTTCGCGGCGACTTTGTGGTCCGGGTAACACGAGCGCCGGGCGTGAAATGCGCGCGTTGCTGGATGTACAGCGAATCGGTGGGTGCAAGCCCCGAATACCCGGACATCTGCGCGCGGTGCGCCGCGGTTGTCAGGGCGCTGGCGGTGGAACGGTAA
- the coaE gene encoding dephospho-CoA kinase (Dephospho-CoA kinase (CoaE) performs the final step in coenzyme A biosynthesis.) has product MKVIGLTGNAGTGKTSVARYLKSLGAEVLEADAVAKKLTAPGEPLLGKIVEVFGPEYLLPDGSLDRKKMRRLIFTDPNARRKLEEITHPAITAVIEKWLAELRERPTPPPVAVIEAALLLEAGLERLVDEVWVVIADPDSVIRRLMARDGIPPELAQAMIAAQMPQEEKIQRANRVIDNSSGFNHTRDQVAYFFRKLVEEQSEKNR; this is encoded by the coding sequence ATGAAGGTTATCGGACTCACCGGAAATGCAGGAACAGGCAAGACAAGCGTGGCCCGCTATCTCAAAAGCCTTGGCGCCGAGGTCCTCGAAGCCGATGCGGTGGCTAAAAAGCTCACCGCCCCGGGCGAGCCGCTGCTGGGCAAGATCGTCGAAGTCTTTGGGCCGGAGTATCTCCTGCCCGACGGCAGCCTCGACCGGAAGAAAATGCGGCGGCTCATCTTTACCGACCCGAACGCCCGGCGTAAACTCGAAGAAATCACCCACCCCGCAATCACTGCCGTGATTGAAAAGTGGCTTGCGGAGTTGCGGGAGCGCCCAACACCGCCGCCGGTAGCCGTCATTGAAGCGGCCCTCCTCTTAGAGGCCGGACTCGAACGGTTAGTGGACGAAGTCTGGGTGGTCATTGCCGACCCCGACAGCGTCATCCGGCGGCTCATGGCCCGGGACGGCATCCCGCCTGAACTCGCCCAGGCCATGATCGCCGCGCAGATGCCTCAGGAGGAAAAGATCCAGCGGGCTAACCGCGTAATCGATAACAGCAGCGGCTTCAACCACACCCGCGACCAGGTGGCCTATTTTTTTAGAAAATTGGTAGAGGAGCAGAGCGAAAAGAATAGGTGA
- the mutM gene encoding DNA-formamidopyrimidine glycosylase yields the protein MPELPEVETIRKQLAAKITGLTITGATIYLEKVIAAPAPVRFGETIRGRAILGVNRRGKFLLFDLSGGYRLVVHLRMSGQLVYETADGPLPRHTHLVFHLDRGRLRLTDLRQFGRVWLVPAAGAEVKELRKLGPEPLSSAFTEEYFLARLQKSRRRIKALLLDQEVVAGIGNIYADEALYAAGVHPARRASDLSVREGKALYRAIRDVLREGIAHRGTSIRDYVDAVGEEGSHQHFLKVHNRAGRPCPECGTRIEKVKLGGRGTYFCPRCQPL from the coding sequence TTGCCCGAGCTTCCCGAAGTAGAAACGATCAGGAAGCAATTAGCCGCAAAAATTACGGGTTTGACCATCACCGGCGCTACAATATACTTAGAAAAGGTAATCGCCGCGCCCGCACCGGTACGTTTCGGCGAAACGATTCGCGGGCGCGCCATCCTGGGAGTGAACCGGCGCGGCAAGTTTCTGCTCTTCGATTTGTCCGGCGGCTACCGCCTCGTCGTCCACCTCCGGATGAGCGGACAACTCGTCTACGAGACGGCGGATGGCCCGCTGCCGCGCCACACGCACCTGGTATTCCATCTCGACCGGGGACGCCTGCGGCTCACCGACCTCCGCCAGTTCGGCCGGGTCTGGCTGGTGCCGGCGGCCGGAGCAGAGGTAAAGGAACTCCGGAAGTTAGGGCCGGAGCCCTTAAGCAGTGCTTTTACCGAGGAATACTTCTTGGCGCGGCTCCAAAAGTCCCGGCGCCGGATCAAGGCGCTGCTGCTTGACCAAGAGGTAGTCGCCGGCATCGGCAACATTTACGCGGACGAAGCCCTCTACGCGGCAGGAGTCCACCCTGCGCGCCGGGCAAGCGACCTGAGCGTTCGCGAGGGAAAGGCCCTCTACCGCGCCATACGGGACGTACTGCGGGAAGGCATTGCCCACCGCGGCACCAGCATCCGGGATTACGTTGATGCCGTCGGCGAAGAAGGAAGCCACCAGCATTTTTTGAAGGTCCATAACCGGGCCGGTAGGCCCTGCCCGGAGTGCGGGACCAGGATTGAAAAGGTGAAATTAGGCGGCAGGGGAACCTATTTTTGCCCCCGCTGTCAGCCTTTATGA
- the polA gene encoding DNA polymerase I, translating to MQRVVLLDGNSLAHRAFHAIPALSTREGLPTNAAYGFTGMLLKLLKEIAPDSVVAAFDKGRLTFRHAVAASYKAHRPATPEDLRPQFPLIKEVLQAFRIPVLETEGFEADDIIGTLVTQAEKAGYSCFIVTGDLDTLQLVSPQTTVLATRKGISEIVPYDEKAVVERYGVTPRQLPDLKGLTGDASDNIPGVPGIGPKTAAALLRKYGSLEEIFNHLPELPANIRSKLLPYKDQALLSKQLATIQRVVPLDTDITAFAWPGPDMDEVYRVFQRLEFRSLLKKLPEIRGQRTQKETPGAALPAATEIAFDPAAPEALLEKLAERSVAALALRGNTQGPLACALCLDPETVFTAAGNASVAALLKVLLAFPELQLTVHDAKQALHLLQPLGLGPEKVSFDTMIAAYLLNPAVPNTLDAVAFEHLGTVLPAQSGPPEQALAVFLLTPTLAAKLRLEGQDYLFREVELPLAAVLQAMEAAGIAVDRQELEKIAAELADQIREVTGEIFKLAGEEFNLNSPKQLGRILFEKLGLKPVRKTKTGYATDAAVLEKLSGHKIVARILQYRQLAKFKNTYADALLQLINPQTGRLHTTFYQTVTATGRLASAEPNLQNIPVRDPLGRRIRRAFVAGLPGSLLLSADYSQIELRILAHLAGDELLTAAFKQGEDIHTRTAAEVFGLAPEAVTPELRARAKVVNFGIIYGMSDYGLAQELKIEPSEAHRYIERYFARYVGVKRFIEKTIRQARETGFVTTVLGRRRYIPEILSPNRIQRQLGERLAVNTTIQGSAADLIKKAMVDIHRELTRGGYSTRMVLQVHDELLFEVPAGELPAVAPLIKAKMEQALPFAVPITVTLKAGPNWHDLEKIEV from the coding sequence TTGCAGCGGGTAGTCTTGCTTGACGGAAACAGCTTGGCCCACAGAGCTTTTCACGCCATCCCGGCGCTCAGCACCAGAGAAGGTTTGCCCACCAACGCGGCCTACGGCTTCACCGGGATGCTTTTGAAGCTGCTTAAAGAAATCGCGCCCGACAGTGTGGTGGCGGCCTTCGACAAGGGAAGGCTCACTTTCCGTCACGCGGTCGCCGCGTCCTACAAGGCCCACCGGCCCGCAACACCGGAAGACCTCCGCCCCCAATTTCCGCTGATCAAGGAAGTCCTCCAGGCCTTCAGGATTCCGGTCCTCGAAACCGAGGGCTTCGAAGCGGACGACATCATTGGTACTCTCGTCACCCAGGCTGAAAAGGCGGGGTACTCCTGCTTCATCGTCACCGGTGATCTGGATACGCTGCAACTCGTTTCGCCGCAGACCACCGTGCTGGCCACACGCAAAGGGATCAGCGAAATCGTCCCCTACGACGAAAAGGCGGTGGTAGAACGGTACGGCGTCACCCCGCGGCAGCTTCCCGACCTGAAAGGATTAACCGGAGACGCTTCGGATAACATCCCCGGCGTGCCGGGTATCGGTCCGAAAACGGCCGCCGCGCTGCTGCGAAAGTACGGCAGCCTCGAGGAAATCTTCAACCACCTCCCGGAGCTGCCGGCGAACATCCGGAGCAAGTTGCTACCCTACAAAGACCAGGCGCTCCTTTCCAAACAACTGGCAACGATCCAGCGGGTAGTACCGCTCGACACCGACATCACCGCCTTTGCCTGGCCCGGACCAGACATGGACGAGGTTTACCGGGTTTTTCAGCGCCTTGAGTTTCGCTCCCTCCTTAAAAAGCTCCCGGAAATCAGGGGGCAGCGCACCCAAAAGGAAACGCCCGGCGCGGCGCTGCCGGCGGCCACGGAAATCGCCTTCGATCCCGCAGCGCCAGAAGCCCTCCTTGAAAAGTTGGCAGAACGTTCGGTCGCCGCCCTCGCCCTGCGGGGAAACACGCAGGGGCCGCTGGCCTGCGCCCTCTGTTTGGATCCGGAAACCGTTTTCACCGCCGCAGGCAACGCGTCTGTCGCCGCGCTCCTCAAAGTCCTCTTGGCGTTTCCGGAACTGCAGCTCACCGTTCACGACGCCAAGCAGGCCCTGCATCTTCTGCAGCCGTTGGGGCTTGGCCCGGAAAAGGTTTCCTTCGACACCATGATCGCCGCCTACCTGCTCAATCCCGCCGTTCCTAACACCTTAGACGCGGTAGCCTTCGAGCACCTAGGCACAGTCCTGCCCGCACAGAGCGGGCCACCGGAGCAGGCCCTGGCCGTTTTTCTGCTCACGCCCACCCTCGCGGCCAAGCTCCGGCTGGAGGGACAGGACTACCTTTTCCGGGAAGTCGAGCTTCCCCTGGCGGCAGTCCTGCAGGCGATGGAGGCAGCCGGGATAGCTGTCGACCGGCAGGAACTCGAAAAGATCGCGGCGGAGCTGGCCGACCAGATCAGAGAGGTCACCGGGGAGATATTCAAGCTCGCGGGCGAAGAGTTTAACCTCAACTCGCCGAAGCAGTTAGGCCGGATCCTTTTTGAAAAGTTGGGGTTGAAGCCCGTGCGGAAGACCAAAACCGGCTACGCGACGGACGCCGCGGTTCTGGAAAAGCTGTCCGGGCACAAGATCGTGGCCCGGATCCTGCAGTACCGGCAGCTCGCCAAATTCAAGAACACTTACGCCGACGCCCTGCTCCAGCTCATCAACCCGCAGACCGGGCGCCTGCATACCACCTTTTACCAGACCGTCACCGCCACCGGCCGCCTCGCTTCCGCCGAACCCAACCTGCAGAACATACCGGTGCGCGACCCTCTCGGGCGGAGGATCCGCCGCGCCTTCGTAGCCGGCCTGCCGGGGAGCCTCCTCTTAAGCGCCGACTATTCGCAGATCGAACTGAGGATTTTAGCCCACCTTGCCGGCGATGAACTCCTCACCGCTGCCTTCAAGCAGGGTGAGGATATCCACACCAGAACGGCCGCCGAGGTTTTCGGACTTGCCCCGGAAGCCGTAACCCCGGAGCTGCGCGCCCGCGCTAAGGTGGTAAATTTCGGCATCATTTACGGGATGAGCGACTACGGTCTGGCTCAGGAGCTCAAGATCGAACCAAGCGAAGCGCACCGGTACATCGAGCGCTACTTTGCCCGTTACGTAGGGGTAAAGCGCTTTATCGAAAAAACGATCCGGCAGGCGCGCGAAACCGGGTTTGTGACCACGGTGCTTGGCCGGCGGCGCTACATCCCCGAAATCCTAAGTCCCAACCGCATCCAGCGGCAGCTCGGCGAGCGGCTGGCGGTTAACACCACGATTCAGGGGAGTGCCGCCGATTTAATCAAAAAAGCGATGGTCGATATCCACCGGGAGCTGACCCGCGGCGGTTACAGCACGCGGATGGTACTCCAGGTGCACGATGAACTCCTTTTTGAAGTGCCAGCCGGCGAACTTCCCGCCGTCGCGCCGCTGATCAAGGCCAAAATGGAGCAGGCCCTGCCCTTTGCCGTACCCATTACCGTCACCTTGAAGGCAGGTCCCAACTGGCACGATCTCGAAAAAATCGAGGTGTAG
- a CDS encoding DedA family protein, with protein MFEKIIAFAAQLAEHIASLGYWGIALGMAIESCNIPLPSEVILPFGGYLVSLGKLNFFLAVLAGNIGGTAGSVLSYYIGLKGGRPFLERYGRYFWISERELALADRWFARWGEATVFFTRLMPVVRTFISFPAGVARMNFTRFVLYTFLGSLPWSLFLTYLGVKLGEHRGLLREWFHRFDLAILIALICGVILFFWWRRR; from the coding sequence ATGTTCGAAAAGATCATTGCCTTTGCCGCGCAACTTGCGGAACATATTGCTTCTCTCGGGTACTGGGGAATCGCCCTCGGCATGGCTATCGAGAGTTGCAATATCCCCCTCCCCAGCGAGGTAATCCTTCCTTTCGGTGGGTACCTGGTTTCCTTGGGGAAGCTCAATTTCTTCCTGGCCGTCCTCGCCGGGAATATCGGGGGGACGGCTGGTTCCGTTCTCTCTTACTACATTGGCCTTAAAGGCGGGCGTCCTTTTCTCGAGCGCTACGGGCGCTACTTCTGGATTTCGGAGCGGGAACTCGCGCTGGCCGACCGCTGGTTTGCGCGCTGGGGCGAGGCAACCGTCTTTTTTACCCGCTTGATGCCGGTAGTGCGGACCTTCATCTCTTTTCCGGCGGGCGTGGCCCGGATGAACTTCACGCGTTTCGTCCTTTACACATTTTTGGGATCGTTGCCCTGGAGTCTTTTCCTTACCTATCTCGGGGTGAAGTTGGGCGAACACCGGGGGCTCCTCCGGGAGTGGTTCCACCGCTTCGACCTCGCCATCTTGATCGCGCTCATCTGCGGGGTAATTCTCTTCTTCTGGTGGCGCCGGCGATAG